Below is a genomic region from Fusobacterium nucleatum.
GAAGTGGTAAATCAACATTTTTAAGATGTATTAATAAATTAGAAGAGCCAACAGAAGGACATATCTATATAGATGGTATGGATTTAATGGATAAAAATACTGATATAAATAAGATTAGAGAAAGAGTTGGAATGGTGTTTCAACATTTTAATTTATTTCCTAATATGACAGTTTTAGAAAATCTTACTCTTTCTCCAACAATGGTAAAAAAAGAAAGTAAAGAAGAAGCAGAAAAATATGCTTTATATCTTCTTAAAAAAGTAGGTTTATCTGATAAAGCTAACTCTTATCCAACTCAATTATCAGGTGGTCAAAAGCAAAGAATTGCTATTGCAAGAGCCTTAGCTATGAAACCAGAAGTAATATTATTTGATGAACCAACATCAGCACTAGACCCTGAAATGATAAAAGAAGTTCTTGATGTTATGAGAGATTTAGCAAAAGAAGGTATGACTATGCTTATAGTTACTCATGAGATGGGATTTGCTAGAAATGTTGGTAATAGAATTTTATTTATGGATAATGGGGAAATTATTGAAGACTGTTCACCAAAAGATTTCTTTGAAAATCCTTCAAATGAAAGAATTAAAGATTTTTTAAATAAGGTTTTAAATAAATAAGAATATTAAAAATTTTAAGGAGTGATTGTTATGAAAAAATTTGTTAAATTAATGCTTATGTTTTTATTATCAGTTGTAATTTCTATTTCTGTATTTGCAAAAAACAATGTTGTTTATGTTGGAACAAATGCAGAATTTGCACCATTTGAATATCTTGATAAAAATAAAATAGTTGGTTTTGATATTGATTTATTAGATGCTATCTCAAAGGAAACTGGTTTAGAGTTTAAGATTCAAGATATGGCTTTTGATGGTTTACTTCCTGCTTTACAAACTAAAAAAGTTGATATGGTTATAGCTGGAATGACTGCAACGCCTGAAAGACAGAAAGCAGTTGCTTTTTCTAAACCATATTTTAAAGCTAAACAAGTTGTAATAACAAAGGGTGAAGATAAATCTCTAAAATCATTTAAAGATTTATCTGGTAAAAAAGTTGGAGTTATGCTAGGTTTCAC
It encodes:
- a CDS encoding amino acid ABC transporter ATP-binding protein translates to MINVENLSKNFGDLKVLKNISTTVNKGEVISIIGPSGSGKSTFLRCINKLEEPTEGHIYIDGMDLMDKNTDINKIRERVGMVFQHFNLFPNMTVLENLTLSPTMVKKESKEEAEKYALYLLKKVGLSDKANSYPTQLSGGQKQRIAIARALAMKPEVILFDEPTSALDPEMIKEVLDVMRDLAKEGMTMLIVTHEMGFARNVGNRILFMDNGEIIEDCSPKDFFENPSNERIKDFLNKVLNK
- a CDS encoding basic amino acid ABC transporter substrate-binding protein, whose product is MKKFVKLMLMFLLSVVISISVFAKNNVVYVGTNAEFAPFEYLDKNKIVGFDIDLLDAISKETGLEFKIQDMAFDGLLPALQTKKVDMVIAGMTATPERQKAVAFSKPYFKAKQVVITKGEDKSLKSFKDLSGKKVGVMLGFTGDTVVSEIKGVKVERFNAAYAAILALSQNKIDAVVLDSEPAKKYTANNKQFVIANIPAEEEDYAIAFRKNDKELINKVNVALDKIKANGEYDKILKKYFK